In Misgurnus anguillicaudatus chromosome 14, ASM2758022v2, whole genome shotgun sequence, the genomic window TGAGTAAATGGAAACCATTTTATTGTTCAAAGAAAGGCGTGAGCATGGTGGAGTATTCTTTGGCATTGGAAATAAAACTGTCAGTTAACTGTCGAATAGTAAAACTACTGATCGGTCTGAACCAATTAAGTGTTTAGATGAAGAAATTTATTACAGTGTTATTGGTCAAAGGTTCATATAATACTGATGTTTACTTGTGCCATCTTTAACACATCATAATAAGATTTTTTGCCAAACATTTCTCAATGTTTAATTTACAACTCTACCAAAAACCCAcagtatattttgcatttcccTGTTGAGAACAGAGTAGGAATGTTCAGTCCCTAATGCTTATTGTCTAAAACAGTAACAGCCCATTGTCTCACTGATGTGGGCCTACAAAGTTGCATAAGATACTGGCAAACTGTTTCAGCTGTTAGGGAGTGTTTTAAGGCAGCTGAAGGTGAGAGGTAATGTTATAACACAGAGAAGACGTTGCAGTGAATGATTATAGTTGACACAAGTCCGTGCTACACATGTATTGACCCAAACCTGAATCCAAACAGTCAAGCACTATGGGAAATTTACATATCTACTGTATTATAACGTGCAGATATACATTTCAATATGCTCAATTCCCCCAGATGTTTAGCAGTAACATTGCAGCCTTCAATACTTAATTATTTTGTCTCAAGTGGATTTTGTAAAAAGCTTTGCCTAAAAGCTAATCTATAACACAGATATGGAGTATTTGGGAGTATTTAACATGCCCACGGATAAAGAAAGTAAGGGGTATTTTAATATTTCAGCTGGATGAGTTCTCAGGTTTTATGTCAGTCCAATCTCTTCCAGAACACTTCGTGGTGTCTCAGCTTCCTGTAAGAGGTAAAAATCACaggaaattaaataaatacatttattcatcCACACATATTTATAATGATCATATCGTTCGTACCTCCTGCAGCATGTCAGCCTGCTCTATGGCTTTCAGAACATTCTTCTTCGATGTCTCTTGTGCTTCTCCACCCAGTATAAACTCATCCAGGATGTAATAGGCCTTCTCAAAGTTGAAGATAATGTCCAGTTCACAAACCTGGATATTAATAAACATGCAAACAACTTCATATATAGGTTGCAAGAGAACAAGACAAACCTATTTTTTTATCAACTGTTTTATACAGAGATGACATAAAACTCACACTGCCAAAATACTTGTCCAACAGCTCCACATATCTGTGGATTATCTCCAGGGTTATCAACTCATTTTCCTGGTCCTCCACAGCACAGCAGAAGTACAAACTGGCATATCTGAAATCCAAAATAAGATCACCTTTAACAAATTATAGATCGTGAAACTAAATTATGAAAGCTTAGCTTTTCTTTGTTGACAACAGAGCAAAGACACAGTGTATTATCAGCTATTAAGCAATATAATAACTatgttcttaaagggacactccactttttttgaaaatatgctcatttcccAGCTCCCCCAGTgtcaaacatttgatttttagcgttttggaatccattcagccgatcttcgggtctggcgctagcacttttagcatagcttagcataatccattgaatctaattagacaaTTAGCATAGTGTTAAACAATAACCAACGAGTTTcgttttttttcctatttaaaacttgactcttctgtagttacatcttatactaagaccgacggaaaattaaagttgtgattttctaggcagatatggctaggaactatactctcattctggcgtaataatcaaggactttgctcgtgtaacatggctgcagcaggcgtagtgatattacgcactgcctgaaaatagtcctgtgctattgaaagtaatcaaggggactattttcaggtagtgcgtaatatcacttcattgaataaaaattaatcagttaaataaataattctGACTCAATCAGTGATTAACCGCGACTTACTGGCAAGTTTTAGttttgtatttagtatttatcaTATTTCTCCAATTAAaatttttagatttaaaataCTGATCTCATAACTTCATTTAATCAGATGCAAAtatgaatacatttatttagaatCAGAtgcaatttttgttttattgtgacttaagtgacatcacactgataaagtcCCGCCCACAGCtactgactgacagtcctgcattaccacaGTTTCCGCCCTCGGCCAGTTGTACACAGTTCACCATATCTCAATActaagatactattgtctcagactttATTAACAGGATTCAGATCTATTTGAACTGAAAGcgcttagggggcgtgcacaccaaagcttttacgcccgcggcatgttttcaattgtttccaatggaagctctgcgtttttcaaataagccagcagctagcagttttcttccgcgctgagcgccgagagttgaaaaatattcaactttgtgtgaaaagctctgctcgtcaatgtcagttctcaaacggctgtccaatcacagtggaggaggggcgggacatatAGTAGTTTTTGTTGGGTATATAACTTATCATatactgtattaatattatattaggccTAAGGCCTATTGTTTCTATTCAAGGCTATAAGACACCCAGTTAAACTTTCGTTTTCTCAGTTAACTTTCGTTTCATAATTAAAAGAGCCCAGAGGACGTCATTTCAGATAAGTTAACTTTCGTTCTCTCAGTTTGCTAATTAAAAGAGACCAGGTGCGGTCCTGCGACTATACCCCGATTGTTCTCGCCACGATTATTATGAGAAAAGGTCAACATAACCGATAAACAAGAGTACGTCATTTTAGATTAGAGAATTCGTCCAgctgtacttcgctacattaacAATAAGTTAGTTGTGTTAGGGAAAGCCAAAGCCAATCAAAGTGATAAACGGAGTACGTCATTTTAAGATTTGAGAGGTTCAGCTGTACTTTGCTATATTAATAATAAGGTATCTGTGCAAGCTAGGCCAAGGCCATGAGAACCAATAAGCAGAATATATCATTTTAGATATGAGGAAGTATTCAGCTGCACTTCTGCTacatcaaacaaataaaattaattgtgGTAGATCGAGACCAATGAGAAGAATGTTTGTCTGTGATCTCAGATAAGAAGTGTTTGATCTTACTGTTTAAAAATGGAGTCAGATGTTGGGAGGGCGGATGATCTTTGAGCACCTCATTGAGGGGTATTGATTGTCTCACTTTGTTGGCTCGAgcaaataaagtaatttttgtttggcacctggaacctttgtctcctgagtattttttcttatgaagattCAAGCTAAGACTTTTTGCCACAACAGACATCAGCAACCAACCAACTCACAGctaaagtatcacagctaccaaagagcttagctgaaaaaaacagctggcattcggcattgtccaggcgttttcagccacgtttaaaagttttggtgtgcacaaccccttactCTCTTGGTTTGGGGAGCAGtagctaatttgtattaaaaggtacacaacatgaaaacagcacgttttgctcccacccaaataggggcattttagACATGctatttaattattaaatgtGTAACTTGAGCTatacttcacagacacattctggacacacttgagacttatattacatcatgcataatatgtgccctttaaagatatcaaggttattttttcacagaatgttttttacatCAAGTATGATTTATATAGAATACAGGAAATtacaaaaaaagactttagctttgttttcacagactgggaaTGGAAACTATGTACAATGATTAAAGAAGCACAGGGCAACAAGCTAACCTGAAAATTTAACCATTTTCAATTGTAACtgaaacaaaaaacatgaaGGCTTTGTTCAGTCCATACAGCCCACTGAATCATTATTCAATGCCATTCTCTAACCTTTTATAGACTATTTTCAAATCCCTCCATTCCAGAAAACTGCACATCTTGGGTTTACGTGCCAGCACCATCTGTATGACCTCTCGTGAGATCTTCTTCTTCTGGGTATCAGACAGTGCCACATACCATTTCTGAAGACGCAGCTTTCCCTGTCTGCTGAAAAGCAGCATAAACTGCATCTACAAAGAACGAAAAGCAATGAATGAGGATGTGTCTCAAAGACTTTTGAGTTACCTTCCTCGAGACCACATTTGTTTGTGTACCATTGGTGCCTAGCTAAGCAAGCGCGTGCAAATATTTTCTAACATTTCTCGGCATTCGGTTCGAAGACGTTCACCATGTTGCCGATGCCGATTATAAACTCAGTAGATATTTAACATTCGCAACAGAAATATTCACTGTTGACTGAATTACTTTTGTTTGTTGCAACAAAGAGGAAACGATGCGTTAGCCAGCCGGTTGCGGCCATGTAAATATTCACGAATGTCAAAAACACTATCGCTTTCGCTACTATCCTTATAACTGTTATTTGGCGCTGGTTAGCCAGATATCTCACTCATGTGTATCGGAGTAAGAGATAACATGATTaccttaaagtttatattacaCTCGTTTCCGTGAGCGTAGGGTTCGTGGCTGATGTAGTAAACGTCCCTTCCCGTTACGCGCGGATGTGAGGACTCCCGTTATTGAAATCCTCATCCTCTCATTGGCTCAGTGCCTCATTGCCAAGTCTCCGTATTGGTCCAGACTGGAACTGGGTGGATGAGGCTCGAGGCTGTGTGTTATGCATAATTCATCGATATAAGAGACAAGGTAGCAGCAGAAAATAGCCAATGGGCCGAATAATCTTAAAGTTGTCTGTCTGAAAGCATATGCGATATGCATTTTATAGGCTAGTAATTTAAATAGgctaatttaaaaatatgttataaTAAAGTGCAGTACAGTGATCGACTGATCTGACTACATATTTCAATTTCTCATTTCTCAAATATGCAATTAACTTCAGACAACACCACAAAtctaaatcaaaacaaaataaGTCTCATGAACCTTAGCATCTCAAATGAAGggttattttgctttaaatttctTAGGCAAGTGGTATTTCTGTCATTTTACAATTTCCAAAATCTGTCCCTCgatagttgaagacccctgggctacactatggggcagtttcctagacatggcttatcctagtcccagactaaaatgcacatAAGATCTGCATTTAAAAACACTGATATTACtgatacttttattttttaatatattagcAACCTTGTCTCAAGagtcaagatgcacaccagtattgtttatgtaaggtttgtttgtaaaaacgacttaaatgtcctGATATAACTAGGGCCAAATCCTGGATTGATCTAaaccctgttcgggaaaccgccCTTAAGTGTATAACCAGCACAGAAGTAAATGTAAAAGTGCTAAACTTTTCTATAATTGTCTTATCTGATTAACTGTCTGTTAataaagcaaaatatctaattaACTTAGTGAAAGATCTTTgttgaaaaatacatttgtgtttataagaatttgtttacatttgtgTACATACATTATtccatttattattaattacattttatttacgtGCTTACCCTTACTAATTTAATgatatattcattcatttattttgttgttttatcattcatttttattgttattcttattATTCTTTATATATTCAACTTGTATTATATTCAGGCCCggcgccacgagggggcaaaagggggcattgccccctcagatctgatttgtgccccctctgtttcatttttgtattcaGTGAGTTTCTGGTTACCTGTGCTGTGCAGTTGCGTATGGAGTGTTTTATGGACCGCTGCATTTAAAAGTATGTCTTTCTAAAGCGAGATCTCAGTGTATCATTGATGGTATAAGGTTAAGCCCCCTCAAAAATTTCACATGCCCCCTCAGTCATTTCATTCTGCAGCCGGGCCTGATTATATtccattcattttatttagttattctATTCTACATGTACATATACTGTTGTTTA contains:
- the ap1s2 gene encoding AP-1 complex subunit sigma-2, with translation MQFMLLFSRQGKLRLQKWYVALSDTQKKKISREVIQMVLARKPKMCSFLEWRDLKIVYKRYASLYFCCAVEDQENELITLEIIHRYVELLDKYFGSVCELDIIFNFEKAYYILDEFILGGEAQETSKKNVLKAIEQADMLQEEAETPRSVLEEIGLT